A section of the Saccopteryx leptura isolate mSacLep1 chromosome 6, mSacLep1_pri_phased_curated, whole genome shotgun sequence genome encodes:
- the PGF gene encoding placenta growth factor encodes MSMVIGAPYLGTSEKMLAMRLFTCFLQLMPGLALPAVSPQQLAVSAENNSSSEVEVVPFSEVWTRSYCRVLDKLVNVVSEYPEETQYIFNPSCVSLLRCSGCCGDESLRCMPVETYNVTMQILRIHSVERPSYVEMSFTQHSRCECRPVWEKVKPERRRPKGSGKRRKVKKRSTDCHLCGDTGPQR; translated from the exons ATGAGCATGGTGATCGGAGCCCCCTACCTTGGGacatctgagaagatgcttgccATGAGGCTCTTCACCTGCTTCCTTCAGCTCATGCCTGGGCTGGCGCTGCCTGCTGTGTCCCCCCAG CAATTGGCCGTGTCTGCTGAGAACAACTCATCATCAGAGGTGGAAG TGGTGCCCTTCTCGGAAGTGTGGACCCGCAGCTACTGCCGGGTGCTGGATAAACTGGTGAACGTCGTGTCGGAGTACCCGGAGGAGACGCAGTACATATTCAACCCGTCCTGCGTCTCCCTGCTGCGCTGCTCCGGCTGCTGTGGTGACGAGTCCCTACGCTGCATGCCGGTGGAGACATACAATGTCACCATGCAG ATCCTAAGGATCCATTCTGTGGAGCGGCCCTCCTACGTGGAGATGTCCTTTACCCAGCACTCACGCTGTGAGTGCAG GCCCGTCTGGGAGAAGGTGAAGCCAGAAAG GAGGAGACCGAAGGGCagtgggaagaggaggaaggtgaAGAAGAGATCCACAGACTGCCACCT